In Lepisosteus oculatus isolate fLepOcu1 chromosome 28, fLepOcu1.hap2, whole genome shotgun sequence, the following proteins share a genomic window:
- the rapgefl1 gene encoding rap guanine nucleotide exchange factor-like 1, giving the protein MPAGMKPLEKFLKKQTTALTRAGGFGDKAGGNGASRRRASLSRVVPFFRETSPESGPAREVFSPDSEEPPCWPPAAADFRSPSLSSDEQSSEGSLEAAWTPLPADTPEKLVLTLLDSVAGGRRQGSSPETLLDDFMLTHPIFLPADKLQQVLLEQFRADRKPSEGWQGWDGADRKQAVLSVAFRYLDTYRELLQEEGERSHCFPKELYLCAAQELSRYPELVEDVLKLQRWTEILQSQVEEEKDSKKKQVRPLFRHFRRIDACLQPREAFRGSDEIFCRVYTPDHSYVTIRSRLSCSVGEILSLVREKLQYSEEQPPRQGALVLVAVTSSGEKAVFRPSDEAVFTTLGVNTHLFACEPHELDALLPLPEEIHWTPGDSKLHDMSAEEVANQLVAFDWELFSCVHEVEFVCYVFHGEQARWRPLNLELVLQRCSEVQHWVATEILQCQSLPKRVQLLRKFIKIAALCKQQQDLLSFLALVLGLDNPAVSRLRLTWEGLPGKFKKQFKEFESLADPSRNHKSYRDLLSSLRPPLIPFTPLLLKDLTFLHESCKTFHGNLVNFEKMHKVAEMVRTIRRFRSAPLALDSEPSPSHLQTKAYVRQLQVIDNQNLLFTMSCKLEPRDV; this is encoded by the exons ATGCCGGCTGGCATGAAGCCGCTGGAAAAGTTTTTGAAGAAGCAGACCACCGCGCTGACCCGGGCCGGAGGGTTCGGGGACAAAGCGGGCGGCAACGGCGCCTCCCGCAGgcgggccagcctctcccgcgtCGTGCCTTTCTTCCGGGAGACCTCGCCGGAGAGCGGCCCGGCTCGGGAGGTCTTCAGCCCGGACTCGGAGGAGCCCCCGTGCTGGCCCCCGGCGGCCGCCGACTTCAGGAGCCCGTCCCTGTCCAGCGACGAGCAGAGCTCGGAGGGCAGCCTGGAGGCGGCCTGGACGCCGCTGCCCGCGGACACACCTGAGAAGCTGGTGCTGACGCTGCTGGACAGCGTGGCGGGCGGCCGCCGGCAGGGCAGCAGCCCAG AGACCCTGCTGGATGACTTCATGCTCACTCATCCCATCTTCCTCCCTGCGGACAAGTTGCAGCAAGTCCTCCTAGAACA GTTCCGCGCCGACAGGAAGCCGAGCGAGGGCTGGCAGGGCTGGGACGGGGCGGACCGGAAGCAGGCGGTCCTGAGCGTGGCGTTCCGCTACCTGGACACCTACCGCGAGCTCCTGCAGGAGGAGGGCGAGCGCTCCCACTGCTTCCCCAAG GAGCTGTACTTGTGTGCTGCCCAGGAGCTGAGTCGGTACCCTGAGCTGGTGGAGGATGTTCTCAAGTTGCAACGCTGGACTGAGATCCTCCAGAGCCA GGTGGAGGAGGAGAAAGACAGCAAGAAGAAGCAGGTCCGCCCTCTCTTTCGACATTTCCGCCGCATCGACGCCTGCCTGCAGCCCCGGGAAGCGTTCCGCGGCTCGGACGAGA TCTTCTGCCGGGTGTACACGCCTGACCACTCGTACGTGACGATCCGCAGCCGCCTGTCCTGCAGCGTGGGGGAGATCCTGTCCCTGGTGCGGGAGAAGCTGCAGTACAGCGAGGAGCAGCCCcccaggcagggggcgctggtgCTGGTGGCCGTCACGTCCTCTGGGG AGAAGGCAGTGTTCCGGCCCAGCGACGAGGCGGTCTTCACCACCCTGGGGGTCAACACTCACCTGTTCGCCTGCGAGCCCCACGAGCTGGACGCGCTG CTGCCCCTGcctgaagaaatccactggaCACCTGGCGACAGCAAACTCCATGATATGAGCGCGGAGGAGGTGGCCAACCAACTGGTAGCATTCGACTGGGAGCTCTTCAGCTGCGTGCATGAG GTGGAGTTTGTGTGCTAcgtgtttcatggagagcaggctCGCTGGCGCCCCCTGAACCTGGAGCTGGTATTGCAGCGGTGCAGCGAGGTGCAGCACTGGGTTGCCACGGAGATCCTACAATGCCAGTCTCTGCCCAAGCGGGTGCAGTTGCTCCGCAAATTCATCAAGATAGCGGCACT GTGTAAGCAGCAGCAGgacctgctgtccttcctggcTTTAGTGCTCGGTCTGGACAATCCTGCGGTCAGCCGGCTGCGACTTACCTGGGAG GGCCTGCCGGGGAAGTTCAAGAAGCAGTTCAAGGAGTTCGAGAGCCTGGCG GATCCCTCCAGGAACCACAAGTCGTACCGCGACCTCCTCTCCAGTCTCCGCCCcccactcatccccttcaccccactgctgctgaaaG ACCTGACGTTCCTGCACGAGAGCTGCAAGACTTTCCACGGCAACCTGGTGAATTTTGAGAAAATG CACAAAGTGGCGGAGATGGTGCGGACCATCCGGCGGTTCCGGAGCGCGCCCCTGG